The following DNA comes from candidate division KSB1 bacterium.
CTTATGAGGTATCATGTCAATCAATTATATGAAAGATAGTGGTCTGATGAAAAATTTGCTAACAAACCAGAAGGCAAGAAGAGACAGAGGGCACAGGATTTCAATTGATTTTCGATGAACATTTTTAATTGCACCGATGCCCTCTGTTCCAGAATTAATTCTTGTTGCAAAATTATCAAAACAGGATAGATTGTCATACCTGCGCATACAGGCATCTCATTTTTTGGTTGACTTAAGCATTAGTTAAAAAAGAGATCGCTGCTATCGCAGGAATGACATCGTTTCCTTTGATTTCCTTTTTGCAACTGAAACAATTAACATACATCATATTTGCAATTCGCTATTGCAGCTTCACCATTTTTCGGGTCGCGATTTGGTGAGAGCTTTTATTTGTTGCAGTGATTCGATAGAAATAGATCCCGCTGGCAACATTATTGCCCAGGTGATCTTTACCATCCCATGTTACGATATGCCAACCGGCTGGCAGGTTCTCGCTCACGAGGTTGATGACCTTGGCGCCACGCAGATCAAACACTTCCAGTTTCACATCTGCTGCTTGAGCCAAATAATAGCGGATGGTTGTCGTCGGATTAAATGGGTTTGGATAATTTTGGCGCAACTCAAAATTCCGTGGTTGATTGATGGATTGATTCGAAAAAGCCAGCTCTGTTGGGGGTTCAAAATCGATTTCAACATCATCGATGTACCAGCCCAGATCGTTCACCGCTTCATCGCTGCCGAAATGAAATCTAATCTTGATCGTATGATTCAGAAAGGGGCTGAGATCCACCACAGAGTGATGCCAGAAATTTCCATTCGGGGCTGGCCCGCCGAAACAAGGTTCGCTGCCCAGAAAGGTATTGAACGGATCCAGCACGCCATCGTAGCCTTCTTCTGGGACAACCACTTGAAAATCCCCCGAATCTACCGCAATTTTGATATTGCCACCATCCCAAAAGGTGTCGTCGCTATATTCGTTTTGGTACCAATGCCAAAAAACCAGCCGTGCTGCTGAACGATCCATTAAGCTGATTTCTGGCGTTTCTAAAATCGATTCCGTGAGATCGCTGTAATTGCCTTTCAAATTGGTCGCCCATAAATGAACGCCTGAATGGGCAGTTTTTGGGCCAGAACTCGGGATCCCCCATTGCCAATCCCCGAGCGTCACAGGCGTTAGAATTTGCTCCAATTCAAAATCAAAGATCAGGCTATTTTTCAGGTGGAATTTTAGAAAGCCAATGCTTGGAAGCAACGTCTGGTTTTGATTCGCAGAATTATCGGTCGCTAAAAGTTGATATTTGACTGTGTCCCCCACGGAAAAATTTTCCGCAGGGATCAATGCTTGATAAAGATTTTCGATCGAGGTCAGATTCATGGTCAGCGTGTCTGCTTTACCTGATTTTTTCAGATAAATCAATTTGACGCTCGAAATACCGATGTTATCTTTCACATAGGCACTGATTGGAAATTGATCGGCGAAAGCCGAAGCATATTCCAATGGAGTAGGGATAATTTTGGGCGGTTCAAAATCTGCCGCCACTTTGAAAGAGAAAGTCGGCCGCGGAGCGCTTCTCGGCAGTAAGCCAACCCTACCTCGTTGGTCCGAGGCGCTAAGATAATAGTAGATTTGATTCGCCGAGCTCAGCGCCGGAATCAGTCCCTGGTATTCATTGGGATTGCCAGTGGGCTGCAAGAACACTGAATCGAACGGTGCCACGCCCGTCGTATTATAAAATAATTTGAAACTGGCCGAATCGAACGGAACCGGCGTGGTTAATACCAGCGCTGGTTTGATAGTAGCTGTAATCAAATACGGTCCAGTACTTTCAGTGTCTCCCAACGGCCGATGCTGAATGAGAGGCGGCTCCCCTGAAACGTAGGTTAAATACAGCATCGGACCGAGATTTTCTAAGATCTGTTTTTGAATGAAAGCTGTATCGGGAAAGAAACCAGAGTAAGCAACGCTCTCCGCTGTATTGCCCACTTCAGGTGTAAATCCAAACACCTTGTTTTTGGTCGTTTGCTCTCCATAAAACCAATCATCTGTGCTACCATTGGTGTTATACAGCTCATAACCTGGTTGTGGTTTATAACGATTATATGCCACACAACTATCGGCTAGCACTTTAAAAATCGCGTCATCTGGGGTCAATATCGGCGCATAGCCCCAGGGATAGAGCCATAACTGGCCATAGCTATGAAAAGAAAGATTGATGACGAAATGATGTCGAGAGACAAAGTCGCGAATTGCCTGGGACTCTGGTTCAGAGAAAGGTCCACTACCTCGATAAGTTTGACTGCTAGGGAAAGGACTCGATCCTGAATTATCATAGCCCCAATTATATCCGAAATTGCGATTGAGATCGACTCCGTCATAATCGGGATCGAACACTCCATTATTATTGTTATCCCGCTTATTTTTTCGCCACCACATTGGATCATTATAACTACTTGGTGAAGTGCCGCTGAACACATATTCATGCCCATCGGGATTGAATGTGGGACAGAGCCAGATCTGTCGGTTATCCACCAGATAGGTGACATAACCGTCTTTGCCATAATGATCGATCAAATAATGCATGAAATAAAGGATGATCTCCGGTGTGATGATCTCGCGGGCATGCGTATTGGCCATATAAAAGACCTCTGCTTCATCTTCCTCAATCTGGACGTTATCGGAAATTTTCAGCGCCCAGATATCATAGCCACCTCTGCCAACTGTCTTTTCATAACTATCGCCAATATCTTCCAACATTGCCAAGTCGGGATGCTCCGCGACCACCTGCTGCATCTCATCAAGCATTTGCTGATAATTATGAAAGTGATCGAAATAGCCAGACTGGCGTAATTGTCGAGCAAAAGCATCCGCATCGGGCAATAACAGTTCAGTCTTGAAACCGAGCCGAGTAATATTTTGGAGCTCTGTTTCGATAACTAACGCATTGACCGAATGAGATGCCGGATCGATCGCGGTCACATCGATCCCAGTTTGAAATAGTTCCTTCACGACTTGATTTGGTTTTCCAGTCAAGTCAATTCTAACGATTTTTCTGGTGAATTGTTGACCCGCCATAGCTGATCCGATAATCATCATTTGAATCAATAGCACCAAAATACTTTTTCTCATCATGAGCTCCTTTCATCTTTTACCTTGATCACTTGACATTTCGCCTGATTGATCCCCATTTGATGGGCATATGATGAGGGGACGATTCTGCTTGATGCAACTTTTGAATGACTCCATCACTCAGGGTCGAAATTCTTCCTAAGCCAGAAGGATTGCAACTAAAAATTTGACTGAGAATATTTTCCTTTCGATCTGAGTCGTCTAACTTTTGCCTATAAAAAAATAAACAGCGAGAAATGCTGAATCAGGATGGCCTTCGAAATCGTTTTATAATTCGCCTTTGAACCTCTGTCGCGCATAGACATCCAATATCTTTCGGCTTCTCAAATCAAAAATAAACTCAATATCTGCAGCGTACATCAGATCATATTGGTGGGAATGAAAGATCAACTGATTTTTGTGGGTATCGAACCAGATGGCCCAAGACGGGTTTGGTAGCAATTGCAATCTCGACCCCTCAACGGCAATAGCTTCCTGCAATTTCTCTCGCATGCGGCAATATTCATCGCTGACTGTTTTAATTATCTGCCGCGTATTGTACAAAATCTCAAAAGTTAGAGGCGACAAATAGTTGTATTGGAGCGAATCGTGAGCAACGGGATATCGCACCGATTGTCGAATGACTTTGCCCCTAATCTTTATTAGCATTCCATCTGGACAGGATAATTTGGTAGATAGGGGGATATAGGAGCGCCCATTTTCAAATATTCGAACAACGGGAAATTCATCGAGAAACACGCTGCTATCACAATATATCCCGATCGTCTCCACAACTTGATCGGGCGCTGACCGTGCAATCAACGACCCTCCCGAAACCATTCCAGATTGAAAAACAGATTGTCCAACATGAAGCTGATAGGTTTGGCTACCGCAGCCAAAGCAAAGGACGGAAATAATCACGAGAAGAAAGGTCGATTTCATACGAACCTTCGCTTATGTTGATTGATCTCAGCTTTCAGCTATAATATAGACACCTTCATTTTAATTTTCAACAGAAAATTTCAATCCTCTCGAAAATTTTTTCATTGGGACGTGGGGATAAAAAAGCCATTTTGTTCGAAAATTTTGCTTGATAATTTTGTTTAAATTTAGTATCTTTGACCTTGCAAATAATTGACACTATCAATTAAAATTGATATCAAGACTTTCCCCAAAATGATCAAGCAATCTATCAACTCCATTCCTGTGGCTTTAGCTGAAATTACTTCACGTCTGTTTGCCAATTGTAATGAAAAAGAATTGTTCCATGCAGCGAAATTTGGTATATCCACTGTTGAATTTCGTTGCATCCGAATCCTGGCAGAAAAAATGCAGCTCAACGTCAATCAAATGGCGCATGAAATGTCGCTGACCAGCAGTCGGGTTACTCGCATTGTCGACAGATTGGTAGCGAAAAAATTAGTTCGTCGGATAAGCGACAAAAATGACCGCCGGGTGTTCAATCTTTCTTTGACCCCAAAGGGCGAAAAATTGGCCCAGCAATGCATTGCGGAACATATAAAAATTCACGAGGAAATCATTGGCTATATTCCAGCGGAATATCATCAATCGATGATTCAGTTGCTTGAACTATTGAATCAGGCAGTGGAAGCCTGGCTAGGCAAACAAGTGGCATCTTGGGGAGAGGATGTCAATGATCATTAATTCAGAGTTGGTTGTCAGGCATTTCTTTTGGTCAAAATAGCAAAAATCACGCTTTCGTTCGCATTATTTCTGACGGCTCTCATCGCTAAAAGAAGAGGCCAAAGAAAAAAGAAATTGATCAACTAAACACAAAACCAAAAAATCAAGAGGAAGGAAAAATGGCGAGACTCACAAAAAAAGACATCCTATGGTTGCAGGAAAAGTTTGGTTCGAGAGTGACCTTTGATAAAACTGAACGCGTGTTATATGGGCATGATATTGCTGCCATGCCCAAGCTATTCAAACCGTTGATCGGCAATACCACGCCGGATGCGGTGGTACAGCCGAAGAATGAAGATGAGTTAGTGGCATTAGTGAAATGGGCTGCGCAAAAAAGAATTCCGTTGACCCCCCGTGCCAAGGCTTCATCGGGCTATGGCGGGGTGCTCCCAACTCGTAAGGGCATCGTCGTGGACTTTTATCGCATGAAAGAGGTGTTAGATATCAACAAAAATGATTTGACTGTGACAGTCCAGCCAGGTATCACTTGGGAGCAATTGGAAAAGAAGATCGACACGAAAGGTCTGATGTTGCGGCTTTATCCATCAAGCTACCCTTCATCCTCGGCTGGAGGATGGTTGGCCCAAGGCGGAGCAGGATTCGGCTCGTACGAATACGGCTGGTACTCTGAAAATGTAGTTTCGGCTCGGGTGGTTTTGCCGTCTGGCGAGGTGAAGGAATTTTCTGGTCATGAGTTGGATCTTATTGCCGATGCCGAAGGGATTACCGGCATCATCAGCCAAGTGACGATCCGGGTGCAGCCATTGACCAAAATCGATGTGGTTGCGGCCGCTTTCGCCGATCCTGTCAAATTGACTGCAGCGATGACAGAGGTAGTAAATAGTGATTTGCCGATCTGGTCAATTATGTTCATCAATCCGAGGATGGCAGAGATGAAAAATCGGGCGCCTCAGATGATGCATCACGGCCACCCAGTGGGCCACAAGCCGCTGCTGCCGGCTGCTTATGTTGTAACGTTTGCATTTCGACACAAAGACCGCGAGGCCATCTTGGCAAAATTGCCCACCATCGTCAAACATCATGAAGGAGACATGCTGAGCCAGGAAATTGCCGATCACGAATGGCAAGAGCGGTTCAAACTGATGGTTGTAAAACGGCTGGGTCCGTCGCTTGTGCCAGCCGAAGTCGTCGTCCCATTAGAAAATTTCGCTCAAGTGATGAATGAGATCGAGCACAAAGTCGATCAGCCCGTAGTGAAAGAAGGTGTGATAATTAAGCGAGGCAAGAGCGGCAAACCGGAGGTCGTCATTCTGGGCTTTATCCCCAGCGATCAAAGGAAATTCTCCTACAATTTGGTGTTCGGCCTGGTGCTGACGATTCTGAAAATAGCGGAGCGAAATGGCGGCCGACCGTATTCAACAGGCCTTTATTTCTCCAGCCGCAAGAACCAAATTCTAGGCAAGGATCGGGTCAATCGAATTAAAGCATTCAAAAAGAGAATCGATCCGAAAGGGATATTGAACCCCGATAAAGTGATGGGGGGCAAGCTAATCGGTCGTATTTTGGGCATGGCCAACCTGTTGGAGCCGTTGGCACGACCGTTCGGTAACTTGCTTATTTCCAAAGTTGGAGAAAAGCCAGATCCAACCCCTATCAAGGACATCCCGGGCGATGTTGCCTGGTACGCCTACGCTTGTTCTCAGTGCGGCTACTGCGTTGATGAATGCGATCAATTCTACGGCCGCGGCTGGGAGAGCCAATCGCCGCGCGGCAAATGGTACTGGCTGCGCGAATATTTGGAAGGCAGGGCCAAGTGGGATCAGAAAATGGTCGATACGATTCTGGTTTGCACCACCTGTGAATTGTGCAATTTGCGCTGCTCTGCCTCGTTGCCTATTGAACAATCATGGATGAAACTTCGCGGGAAATTGATCCACGAGCAAGATCGCATGACGTTCCCACCATTTGAGATGATGGCGGCTGCGCTGCGTGCTGAGGGCAATATCTGGGCTGGCTACCGTAAAGATCGAACCCAATGGTTTCCGAAAGAACTTTGGGAGAAACATGGCCCAGATCGAAAGAGCAAGATAGTTTATTTCGCAGGATGCACTGCTTCCTATGTGGAGAACGATATCGGTGCCGCTTCTGTGACCCTTCTGGACGCCGCAGGGGTCGATTTCACTTATCTGGGCAAGGCCGAAAATTGTTGCGGGACGCCCATGCTCGTTGCTGGCAAATGGGAGCTGTTTGCTGAAATCATGAAGAAGAACATTGCCGCCGTTAAGGCGGTCGGTGGCGATACGGTCGTCACCTCCTGCCCTGCCTGCGATATGATGTGGCGCCATACTTATAAAGAATGGGCAGAAAAATTAGGTATCGAATATGGGATTACAACCAAACATTACAGCGAGCTGGTCGCTGAAAAAATTAAGGCTGGAGATTTCAAATTCACTCACCCGGTAAAACAGCGAATTACCTGGCATGATTCCTGCCATATCGGTCGTGTCTCAGGCGTGTATGAAGAGCCGCGCGAACTGATCAAAGCCATCCCTGGAGTTGAATTCGTAGAGATGCGGCATAATCGGCAGGAAGGTCATTGCTGTGGCAGCGTGCTTACTTTGATTAAAGAGCCTCTGGTTGCTCATGAAGTTGGCAAGACGCGATTGGACGATGCCATCGAGAACCGCTCCGAGGCAGTCTTGGCGCTCTGCCCGTGCTGCGAATTTCAGTTACGCGTGACCCAACAGAAAAAGGCGTTGTCGCTTGAAATCCACGATCTGGCAGCGTTCGCCTGCAAAGCCTTAGGGAAGACCTTTGCCGATCCCAATCCCGAAGTAACCCGTCAATGGGCTGTTTTCGAGAGCATGATCGCGCTAATGACACCCCAGGGATTCGCCAATTTGATGGATACCATGTGGCCCGAACTGCTCAACGCTATGCCATTGGGCATGGGAGGAATGATGAAATTCATCGGCAAACTTGGCTTCATTGGCGATGCCATGTTCGCCATGATGAAACCTTTGTTCCCCATCCTATTTCCCAAATTGTTGCCAGGCATGATGCCTAAGGTCATGCCGACCATGCTCGCTCGGGTTGGTGCACAGATCCCCATGCCCGATTACATGGCCGAACAAATGCCCGAACTAATGCCCAAAGTCATGGACAACTTGATGCCGAAGATGCTGCCGGATGTCGTGCCTTTGGTCGTGCCTAAGATGATCAACTATCTAAGGGGACGCACGGCAAATTAATCACAAATAAAAAACTGATTCCATCCGCTCTATGCGGATGGAATCAGTTTTCTACGCGCGAAACGATTTAAAAATAAATCGAAGTAAGCCAAGGCAAATTGACGCTTCTGAACTTTTATCGCTCAGGAGCATAATGGCCCTTTCTCAAAAAACCGAATCCTCGAAATCAAATAGCTCTTTTATTTCCTCTGAAATTGTTTAGAAATATTATCCCACAGCTTCCGATCTCTTTAAAAGATTAGATCGCATCCCTCTATTTCTTTACTTTCGACGTGAGATCCGAAAATTCAAGCTTAATTTCAAATGGCTCACCTCGAGCTGAATGTGGTTATGCATTTTCAAATGAATTTTCGTTGTCAATTGTAGTTATCAATTCACCCAGTTTCATTTGCTTTCGCTCCGCATCAGTGAGGTTACGAATTTGATCAGTCGTTTTGAAATGGACCTTCGCCACATTTACCAAAGCTTGAGCCCCGAATTTAGCCACTAAGTTTTCAGCAAATGAGATGACATTGGTTGCGCCACGCGGGAAAACCAGGCCATACTTTTGGGAGTTGACGTCAAACCAATAGATCGATTCGCTTTTCGCTAGGATCGAGGCAGCAGCCACCGTGATCTCCTGTTCCGCCTTTGGCATCTGAATCAACTGAATTCGGCGTCCCAATTTCATCAATGCATTTTCGATATAACTTCGATCGCCAAATTGATCAGAAATTGCGCGCTGACATCCATGGTGATGAATTAGCAGATTCTCGATCACCCGTGCATGGCCCCAACCCAGCAATCGATTCAAGTTCTTCATCCGCGATAACAGCACATTATATTTGATCGGGCTGATGATAACGATATTGAATTGCTTTTCTCCCAATAGCTTCTTAATCTGAATGGCCAGATTCTGGATTGTGCCATCGCTGAGTCGCTTGGAATCCTTCACCCCCAATTTTTGTAGCATATCGGCTTGCGCTTCATTCGCCAGTACCCCAGCAATCACCAATGGCCCAAAATAGTCCCCTTTGCCCGCCTCATCGGTTCCAATTCGCGTTCCAGAGATTTGGATTGAGGTATATTGCTTTTCCTCTTTCTGATAATGTTGAGCTTGTAGCGTCGCCAAAAAGGCTTCAACCTTTTTGCGCTCAGCATCATTGCTCCCGCTAATGACAACTTTGCCGTTATTATAAAGGTTCACAACCAGGGTTCTGCTTTTGGCAAGAAAGACCTGGTGCGGCCGTGGCTCAAAATCATACCCCTGTTCCTGCAAATACGCTTTGAAGCGCTCGAATTTATCTTGCTCAATCGTTAGCGTCATTGATGTTCTTTCGATAAAGATGTCTCAACAAATCTGATTTCTGGCATGAGAGGGGATTCATACTGATCACAATCCATTAGCATCTAAAAGCATCTGCTTTCGATACAACTGTTCCATCACACCAAAATCTTCGGTAAGGCTCTTTTCTAATAATTGAGCTGCTTTATTGAGGTAAATCGGCAGTACCATTTGTTCTTCGGCTGAAAAATTGCTGAGGACATACGCCTCTACTGTCCCTGTAGCAGGCCGTGACACTCCTAACCGCAACCGCTTAAAATCCCTAGTCCCCAATTTATTGGAAATGGAACGAAGGCCATTGTGTCCAGCCAGTCCTCCATTGGTCTTAAAACCGATAACCCCAAAGGGCAATTCAATGTCATCATGAATCACCAAAATTTGATCTGGTTCGATCCTCAAAAAATGAGCCAGCGGTTGGACGCTTTCGCCACTCAAATTCATGTAGGTTTGCGGCTTGAGAAAATAGATCGTCTCTCCATTCAAGGAATGACTGGCATATTCTCCTTTGAACTTGTTTTGCCAGGAAAGCTGAGGAAAAAAGGAGACACGTTCCAACATCAGCCAGGCGATGTTGTGGCGTGTATAGGCATATTTTGGGCCTGGATTTCCCAGGGCAACGATCAATCGTAACATTAACAGTCTGCTCTAATCAAAAAAATACTTCGTTTCAAGAATCCTTTGACTCCTAATTAGAATCGCTTTTTTTGATCTTTCCATCCGATCAAATATGCAAGACATTATTCATCACATTCTGATGACTGATGACTGATAACTGATCACTAATCACTGCTCATTATTCAGTCCCCAGTATCTCTGATCCCACAAATACTCTGGCTTGACATGTCGCAATGATTTGAAGATATTTTCTCGCGTACCTCGATAATCCTTTTCCAGATTTAATAATAGATTCTTTACGTACGCACGCTTGGTCAAGCCGGCAGAGGGGCAGAGATTAACAAAAGTCGGAAAATCGTTTTGAGCGGCAAACTCTTTGATCTTCTTTTCCCAGATATAAACCAGCGGCCGAATAATATGAAACTTCCCCTTAAAAAGCTCTTGATTTGGCATCATGGTCGATATCTGCCTTCCGAAGAGGATGTTGATGAATAGCGTCTCGATCACATCATCTTTGTGATGTCCCAGGGCAATTTTTTGGCAACCGAACCGTTCAGCCAATTCGATCATCCGCTGCCTTCGGAACTGCGAACAGAGAAAGCATGGCTTTTTGCGGTTCTTTTCACTATGTGCGTAAGTCCCTATCTGGGTCACTTCGATGTGATATTCATGACCATTCGCCTCAAAATAGCG
Coding sequences within:
- a CDS encoding tRNA 2-thiocytidine(32) synthetase TtcA, encoding MKKNLYEFLRKNMELAITDFQMIQPGDRILVGISGGADSFVLLKLLSGRKIFTPNDISLIAVHIDLGFHGENPAHFEPLRRYFEANGHEYHIEVTQIGTYAHSEKNRKKPCFLCSQFRRQRMIELAERFGCQKIALGHHKDDVIETLFINILFGRQISTMMPNQELFKGKFHIIRPLVYIWEKKIKEFAAQNDFPTFVNLCPSAGLTKRAYVKNLLLNLEKDYRGTRENIFKSLRHVKPEYLWDQRYWGLNNEQ
- a CDS encoding FAD-binding oxidoreductase, encoding MARLTKKDILWLQEKFGSRVTFDKTERVLYGHDIAAMPKLFKPLIGNTTPDAVVQPKNEDELVALVKWAAQKRIPLTPRAKASSGYGGVLPTRKGIVVDFYRMKEVLDINKNDLTVTVQPGITWEQLEKKIDTKGLMLRLYPSSYPSSSAGGWLAQGGAGFGSYEYGWYSENVVSARVVLPSGEVKEFSGHELDLIADAEGITGIISQVTIRVQPLTKIDVVAAAFADPVKLTAAMTEVVNSDLPIWSIMFINPRMAEMKNRAPQMMHHGHPVGHKPLLPAAYVVTFAFRHKDREAILAKLPTIVKHHEGDMLSQEIADHEWQERFKLMVVKRLGPSLVPAEVVVPLENFAQVMNEIEHKVDQPVVKEGVIIKRGKSGKPEVVILGFIPSDQRKFSYNLVFGLVLTILKIAERNGGRPYSTGLYFSSRKNQILGKDRVNRIKAFKKRIDPKGILNPDKVMGGKLIGRILGMANLLEPLARPFGNLLISKVGEKPDPTPIKDIPGDVAWYAYACSQCGYCVDECDQFYGRGWESQSPRGKWYWLREYLEGRAKWDQKMVDTILVCTTCELCNLRCSASLPIEQSWMKLRGKLIHEQDRMTFPPFEMMAAALRAEGNIWAGYRKDRTQWFPKELWEKHGPDRKSKIVYFAGCTASYVENDIGAASVTLLDAAGVDFTYLGKAENCCGTPMLVAGKWELFAEIMKKNIAAVKAVGGDTVVTSCPACDMMWRHTYKEWAEKLGIEYGITTKHYSELVAEKIKAGDFKFTHPVKQRITWHDSCHIGRVSGVYEEPRELIKAIPGVEFVEMRHNRQEGHCCGSVLTLIKEPLVAHEVGKTRLDDAIENRSEAVLALCPCCEFQLRVTQQKKALSLEIHDLAAFACKALGKTFADPNPEVTRQWAVFESMIALMTPQGFANLMDTMWPELLNAMPLGMGGMMKFIGKLGFIGDAMFAMMKPLFPILFPKLLPGMMPKVMPTMLARVGAQIPMPDYMAEQMPELMPKVMDNLMPKMLPDVVPLVVPKMINYLRGRTAN
- the rnhC gene encoding ribonuclease HIII produces the protein MTLTIEQDKFERFKAYLQEQGYDFEPRPHQVFLAKSRTLVVNLYNNGKVVISGSNDAERKKVEAFLATLQAQHYQKEEKQYTSIQISGTRIGTDEAGKGDYFGPLVIAGVLANEAQADMLQKLGVKDSKRLSDGTIQNLAIQIKKLLGEKQFNIVIISPIKYNVLLSRMKNLNRLLGWGHARVIENLLIHHHGCQRAISDQFGDRSYIENALMKLGRRIQLIQMPKAEQEITVAAASILAKSESIYWFDVNSQKYGLVFPRGATNVISFAENLVAKFGAQALVNVAKVHFKTTDQIRNLTDAERKQMKLGELITTIDNENSFENA
- a CDS encoding MarR family transcriptional regulator, giving the protein MIKQSINSIPVALAEITSRLFANCNEKELFHAAKFGISTVEFRCIRILAEKMQLNVNQMAHEMSLTSSRVTRIVDRLVAKKLVRRISDKNDRRVFNLSLTPKGEKLAQQCIAEHIKIHEEIIGYIPAEYHQSMIQLLELLNQAVEAWLGKQVASWGEDVNDH
- a CDS encoding M14 family zinc carboxypeptidase, translated to MRKSILVLLIQMMIIGSAMAGQQFTRKIVRIDLTGKPNQVVKELFQTGIDVTAIDPASHSVNALVIETELQNITRLGFKTELLLPDADAFARQLRQSGYFDHFHNYQQMLDEMQQVVAEHPDLAMLEDIGDSYEKTVGRGGYDIWALKISDNVQIEEDEAEVFYMANTHAREIITPEIILYFMHYLIDHYGKDGYVTYLVDNRQIWLCPTFNPDGHEYVFSGTSPSSYNDPMWWRKNKRDNNNNGVFDPDYDGVDLNRNFGYNWGYDNSGSSPFPSSQTYRGSGPFSEPESQAIRDFVSRHHFVINLSFHSYGQLWLYPWGYAPILTPDDAIFKVLADSCVAYNRYKPQPGYELYNTNGSTDDWFYGEQTTKNKVFGFTPEVGNTAESVAYSGFFPDTAFIQKQILENLGPMLYLTYVSGEPPLIQHRPLGDTESTGPYLITATIKPALVLTTPVPFDSASFKLFYNTTGVAPFDSVFLQPTGNPNEYQGLIPALSSANQIYYYLSASDQRGRVGLLPRSAPRPTFSFKVAADFEPPKIIPTPLEYASAFADQFPISAYVKDNIGISSVKLIYLKKSGKADTLTMNLTSIENLYQALIPAENFSVGDTVKYQLLATDNSANQNQTLLPSIGFLKFHLKNSLIFDFELEQILTPVTLGDWQWGIPSSGPKTAHSGVHLWATNLKGNYSDLTESILETPEISLMDRSAARLVFWHWYQNEYSDDTFWDGGNIKIAVDSGDFQVVVPEEGYDGVLDPFNTFLGSEPCFGGPAPNGNFWHHSVVDLSPFLNHTIKIRFHFGSDEAVNDLGWYIDDVEIDFEPPTELAFSNQSINQPRNFELRQNYPNPFNPTTTIRYYLAQAADVKLEVFDLRGAKVINLVSENLPAGWHIVTWDGKDHLGNNVASGIYFYRITATNKSSHQIATRKMVKLQ
- the pth gene encoding aminoacyl-tRNA hydrolase, whose translation is MLRLIVALGNPGPKYAYTRHNIAWLMLERVSFFPQLSWQNKFKGEYASHSLNGETIYFLKPQTYMNLSGESVQPLAHFLRIEPDQILVIHDDIELPFGVIGFKTNGGLAGHNGLRSISNKLGTRDFKRLRLGVSRPATGTVEAYVLSNFSAEEQMVLPIYLNKAAQLLEKSLTEDFGVMEQLYRKQMLLDANGL